One Pyrococcus furiosus DSM 3638 genomic region harbors:
- a CDS encoding V-type ATP synthase subunit F: MKIVVMGDSDTVVGFRLAGVHEAYEYDESLESVERARNKLRELLERDDVGIILITERLAQRIGSLPEVKFPIILQIPDKFGSIYGEDILRDVVRRAIGVELKR; encoded by the coding sequence ATGAAAATAGTTGTAATGGGAGATTCCGACACTGTGGTAGGGTTCAGATTGGCAGGAGTTCACGAAGCCTATGAATATGATGAATCTTTGGAATCTGTTGAGAGGGCTAGGAACAAACTTAGGGAGCTTTTGGAAAGAGATGATGTAGGAATTATCCTCATAACGGAAAGACTGGCTCAAAGAATTGGTTCCCTTCCCGAAGTTAAATTTCCTATTATCCTTCAAATCCCAGATAAGTTTGGCTCAATCTATGGGGAGGATATCCTAAGAGATGTTGTAAGAAGAGCAATAGGAGTGGAATTAAAGAGGTGA